The Pyxidicoccus sp. MSG2 DNA segment CCCTCCGGCCCCGCCACCGGCCACGCGCGTCACCCTCCATGACGCGGACAGATGTGCTGGAAAAATGAACCCTTAGCTCACACTCTCGGCGCTGTAGCGGGCGATGAGGCCGGTGCGCACGGCGTAGCGGTGGACGCGTGAGAAGAAGGCGCTCGCGAGCACGATCTGCACGACGGCGAGCCCTCCGCCCCACACGAGCGCGGTGCCGGAGAAGGCGCCGCCGGAGACGAGCGTGCGCATGCCCTCGAACACGTACGAGGGCGGCAGGAACTTCGCCACGACCTGCATCCACGCGGGCAGCGTGGCCAGCGGGTAGAAGACGCCAGCGAACGGGGAGATGAGCGCGGGGATGGGCCAGACGAACCACTCCGAGGCCGGCCCCAGCCGCAGCACCACCGCGCAGCCGAAGATGCCGATGGCGATGCCGAACAGGAACAGCACGAGCAGGAACGGCACGAACATGACGCCGTACGCGGCGAAGGACAGGCCGAACACGGTGCTCGCGAGCAGGAGCATGACGGCGAGCCCCACCACGCTCGTGGCGATACTGGAGAGCACCAGCCCGCCGATGTACTCGGAGATGGAGAGCGGCGTGGCGAAGACGTTGAGGAAGTTGCGGGACCAGACGTCCTCGAAGAACACCATCGTCACGCCCTGCATGACGCGCGTGAAGAAGTCCCAGAGGAGCACGGCGCCCAGCAGCGTGTGGACGAAGTCGTGCCCGGGAGCGGCGGCGACGCTGTTGAGGTAGCGGCTCATGAAGCCCCACAGCACCATGTCGATGGCCACCCACGCGAAGAGCGGCAGGAAGCGGGCGACGCTGCCACGCAGCAGGTAGAAGTGGCGGAGCGCGATGGCGTAGGCGCGGGACGGGCGCATGGCTCAGGCCCTCCCCAGCGCGAGCGGCTCGCGCGCCACGGCGATGAAGAGCTCCTCGAGGGACGCCCTGCCGTGCTCGTGGGGCAGCGTCCTCGGGTCTCCTTCGAGGAGGACCCTGCCGCGCGACAGGAAGAGCACGCGGTGGCAGACCTCCTCTACCTCATACATGTTGTGGGACGTCCACAGCACGCCGCCGTGACCTTGCGTGGCGAAGTCGCGGATGCGGCCGCGGATGTCGCGTGCGGTGGACGGGTCCAGCGAGGCGGTGGGCTCGTCCAGCAACAGCAGGTGCGGGCGGTTGAGCATGGCCTTGGCCAGGGCCACGCGCGTCTGCTCGCCCGAGGAGAGCACGCCGCAGCGCGTGTCGCGGAAGCGCACCAGGTCGAACTGCTCCAGCAACTCGGAGATGCGCGCGGACAGGGACTTCACGCCGTAGATGAGGCCGAAGACGCGCAGGTTCTGGAACACGGTGAGGTTGCCCGGCAGCGGTGAGTACACGGCGGCGAAGTTGGTGCGCTCCAGGGCCTGGGAGCGCTGGCGCGCGAGGTCCACCTCCTCGATGCGGATGGAGCCGGAGGTGGGCTCCAGCACGCCGAGAAGCATGTTGATGGTGGTGGTCTTCCCCGCACCGTTGGGCCCGAGCAGCCCGACAATCTCGCCGTGGCCCACGTCGAAGGAGACGCCGTCCACGGCGACCGTGTCACCGTAGGACTTTCGCAGCGCGGAGACGGAGAGCACCTTCGACGCGGGAGGCACCCGCGAGGTGCCGGGTGTCGTCACTGGAGTTGTCATATGGGGGCGGCATTGTTCCCCAGCTCCGGTGTCCACGTTCCGTAAACCGGGGTCGCGGACCGAGTCCGGTGGCGGAACCGTGGAGTGGAGCACCCCTTGTGGACGCGGGTTGGGGGTTTCACGTCACTGCCGGTGGACCTGGAGTCAACGGTGGCGGGCCGGGGCGATGAGGTCCGGCCCCACGGCGGAGACCTCCGCCACTCCGGCGAGGGCGAGCGCATGGGCGGTGTCCACGCGCAACCCATCGAGCACGCCGCGCACGCCGTCCGCGCCACCAGTGGCGAGGCCCCACAACACGGGCCGGCCCACGAGCACCGCGCGGGCCCCCAGCGCGAGCGCGCGCAGCACGTCACGGCCGGTGCGCACGCCGCCGTCGACGAGGACGGGGACGCGGCCCCCGGCTGCCTCCACCACCTCGGGCAGGGCCTCCGCCGTGGACACCGCGCCGTCGAGCTGGCGCCCACCATGGTTGGAGACGATGAGGCCGGCGGCGCCGTGGTGCAGACACTCGCGCGCATCATCTGCGCGCAGCACGCCCTTCACGAGCACCGGCAGGCCGGACAGCTCGCGCAGCCAGTCGATGTCCGCGAAGGTGACATCGGGGGCCTGCTCGGCCAGGTCGCGACGGGTGAGCCCTTCCAGGTTGGCGAGGAAGTCCTCCTCGGGAAGGGCCAGGGCGGAGTCGCCCCTGTCGCGGCGCTTGCGGCCGACCACCGGCGTGTCACCCGTGAGCACCAGCGCGCGGGCGCCCGAGGCGACGGCACGCTGCACGAGTGCGCGGGTGAGGCCCCGGTCCTTGAAGACGTAGACCTGGAGCCACCACGGGCCGGCGAGGGCGGCCACGTCCTCCACGCGGCGCGAGGCGCGCGAGGAGAGCACCAGCAGCGAGCCGGCCTCACGGGTGCCCCGCGCGGTGGCCAGTTCTCCTTCCGGATGCGCGAGCGAGTGGAACGCGGTGGGCGCGACGAGCACGGGCGCGGCGAGCGGCGTGCCGAGCACCTCGGTGGCGGTGCGCACGGAGGACACGTCGCGCAGCACGCGCGGGCGAAGGCGCACGCGCGCCCAGGCGGCGGTGTTGTCCGCGAGCGTGGTCTCCTCGCCGGAGCCGCCGGCGTAGTAGTCGAACACCGCCTCGGGCAGCCGCGCGCGGGCCTCGGCCTCCAGCGCTTCGTACGGGAGCATGCGTGGCGGGCTACCACGGCACGGCGGGCGCTTGAAGCCACGGACGCGAGCGGGGGTGCGTTCGCACGAGGACCGGGCACGCGCGTCGGCGGTCCGGGAGCGTCCTGTTCGGAAATGTCGGGGGTTTTGCGCGGCGGTCTCAACCGGTGAACGCACCAGTCGGGATGCACGGCATAGCGGCGTGCATCCGGGGAGGTGTCCGGTGCAGAGGCGAGGCAAGCTCGGCAGGATGAGTGCAGAGGACTGGCTGGCGGTGCGGCGCTCGGTAGCGGCCGGGCAGACGCTGGAGGCGGCAGCGCGGGCGGCAGGGGTGAGTGAGCGCACGCTGCAGCGGCTGCGCCCTGGGGCGGGCAGCATGATGCAGAGGGCCCACGTGCGTTCCGCTTTGCGGCTGTCGGTGCAGGAGCGCGAGGAAATCTCGCGGGGCTGCGGGCGGGCGACTCGCTGCGTGCCATCGCGAGGCGCCTGGGCCGGGCGGCCTCCACGCTCAGCCGTGAAGTGGCCCGTACCGGTGGGCGCAAGCGCTACCGGGCGTGGCGCGGCGAGCGGGGCGCAACGCACCGGGCACGGCGTCCCAAGCACACGAAGCTGCAGGAGTACCCACGGCTGCGCCAGGAGGTGGAGCGGCGGCTGGAGGAGTGCTGGAGTCCTCAGCAGGTTGCCGCCAGTCTCAAGCGAGACTTCCCGCACTGCCCCGAGCTGCACGTGTCCCACGAAACCCTTTACCGCAGCCTCTACGTCCAGACGCGCGGCGCCCTGCGCAAGGAGCTCACCGCGTGTCTGCGCACGGGCCGCACCCAGCGCCGGCCCCAGGGGCGCACGGACCTACGCGGCCAGTTGCCGGACAAGCTGATGCTGAGCGCGCGTCCACCCGAAGTCGAAGACAGGGCCGTGCCGGGCCATTGGGAGGGTGACCTCATCCTCGGTAAGCAAGGCAAGTCCGCGGTGGGCACGCTGGTGGAGCGCCACAGCCGCTACGTCATGCTGCTGCACCTGCCCGAGGGCCGCACCGCGGGCCACGTGCGCCAGGCCCTCACCCACAAGATTGGCCAGCTGCCTGACGCCCTGCGCCGCAGCCTCACCTGGGACCAGGGCAAGGAGATGTCCGAGCACGTGCGCTTCACCCTCGACACCGCCGTGCAAGTCTACTTCTGCGACCCGCACAGCCCCTGGCAGCGCGGCAGCAACGAGAACACCAACGGCCTGCTGCGCCAGTACATGCCCAAGGGCATGGACTTGAGCCACCTCTGCGCGCAGCAACTCGATGCTATCGCCGCCCAACTCAACAGCCGCCCGCGCCAGACACTCGACTGGCACACCCCCGCCGAGGTATTCGCCCGAGCCGTTGCGATGACCGGTTGAGACCGCCCGCCGCGAAAAGTCCCGACATTTCCGAACAGGGAGCCTCATCACCATGCCCGGGAGCCTTCAGCGCCGAGCGGTGACGCTCCCCGATTGCGCATGCCGAAACCATGAGGGTTCCGTGACGATTGCCGCGCCCCCCTCCCGTACCGTCCCGGCGAACACTGACGAAGGGAGCACCCATGGCGGCATGGAGACTCAGCGTGGCACTGGTCGCGGTCCTGGCGGTGTTGCTTCCAGGAGCGGGGCATCCCTGTCCCATCATGCCCATGACAACCTGGGAGCTCACGCAACAGGCCGAGCACATCGTCCTGGGCCGGGTGGTACGAAGCTGGCGCGCGAAGCCCACCCCGTGGGACGTCGCTTCTCCCCTGGAGACGGAGGACGCCCGCATCTTGCGCGAGCGACTCCGGGACCTCGCGCCCCGGGACCGGGTGGAGCTCGAGGTGCGCGAAGCATGGAAGGGCGCCCCCGCCAGGACCTTCACCATCGTCTCGGATGAGAATTGGGATGACCTGCTCCACGCCCAGGAGCGTCATGGAAAGGACCACACGCTGCTCGTCTTCCTCAGCCCCGAGGATGATGGCTGGCACACGACGGGCTACGAGTCCGAGCGGGTGCTCGCGAACGAGGACGTGGCGGCCTGGAGGGAGCGGGTGAAGGAGGCGCTCGCGCTCCAGGCGCTCGCTTCCGTGCATGAGCAAGCTCTCGTGGACTGGAACGTGCTCGCGGTCTCGAACCTCGCCACCCGGCTGGATGGACTGACCTCCCTCTTTGACCAGTACCCCCTGTGGTACTCCGACCGCGACCATCCCCTGGAAATCCCGCACCCGCACCCGCTCCACTCCGCGGCGCAGCGACGCATCGCCGACAGCTTCATCGCGCACCCGGGCCCACCGTCGATGGTGTGGCTGATGCTCCTGGCGTTGGACGGGCAGGGGCATCCGGACGTGGACCGTGTCGCGGCCGGGCTCATCGACCAGCAGCTCGCGAATGGCGGCGACGATTTCCTCGAGCTCCAGGGGGCGCAAGACGCCATGGACCTGCTGAGCGCACGGCTCGGAGCGAGCAGCCCCGGGACGGACCGATGCAGGCATCACCAACTGGAGGCCATGCACCTGGCGACGCTCACGGCGTGTGTCCGGGCGCGCTGGGACCACCTCCGCGCGATGCTCCCGGAGCCGCGCCCCTGAGGCCCTCCTCCATGACACGACGCGGCTGACCACTTCCGAACGAGGGCCGGCCCTCGGGTGCCAGGGACGTGCGACTGCGGGACGCCCCATCCTCGCCAGTCCTCACCCACACCGCCGACGCGGGAGATTGCACATGTCGAAGGTCTATGAAGCTCCGGGGCAGCCGGGCAGCCTGGTGCGGTTCAAGAACCGGTATGGGAACTACATCGGCGGTGAGTTCGTCCCGCCCGTGCGAGGCCAGTACTTCGAGAACATCAGCCCCGTGAACGGCAAGCCGTTCTGCGAGGTGGCCCGCTCCACCCACGAGGACGTGGAGAAGGCACTGGACGCCGCGCACCGGGCGAAGGACGCGTGGGGTCGCACGTCCGTCGCCGAGCGTTCGGACATCCTCAACAAGCTCGCCGACCGCATCCAGCAGAACCTGGAGATGCTCGCGGTGGCCGAGTGCTGGGAGAACGGCAAGCCGGTGCGCGAGACGCTCGCCGCGGACCTGCCGCTGGCGGTGGACCACTACCGCTACTTCGCCGGAGCCATCCGCGCGCAGGAAGGCGCCCTCAGCCAGATTGACGACCACACCGTCGCGTACCACTTCCACGAGCCGCTCGGCGTGGTGGGGCAGATCATCCCGTGGAACTTCCCGCTGCTGATGGCGACGTGGAAGCTCGCCCCGGCGCTGGCCGCGGGCAACTGCGTGGTGCTCAAGCCGGCGGAACAGACGCCCTCCTCCATCCTGCTGCTGATGGAGTTGGTGGGCGACCTGCTGCCACCCGGTGTGGTGAACGTGGTGAACGGCTACGGCATCGAAGCGGGCAAGCCGCTCGCGAGCAGCAAGCGCGTGGCGAAGGTGGCCTTCACCGGCGAGACGACGACGGGCCGGCTCATCATGCAGTACGCGTCGGAGAACCTGATTCCAGTGACGCTCGAGCTGGGCGGCAAGTCGCCCAACATCTTCTTCGAGGACGTGCTCTCCAAGGACGACGACTTCGCGCGCAAGGCGGTGGAGGGCTTCACCATGTTCGCCCTCAACCAGGGCGAGGTGTGCACCTGCCCGTCGCGCGCGCTGGTGGCCGAGCGCATCTACGAGGAGTTCATGCACCACGCGCTGGAGCGCACGCGCAAGCTGGTGCAGGGCAACCCGCTGGACACGGCGACGCAGGTGGGCGCGCAGGCGTCCAACGACCAGTTGGAGAAGATTCTCTCGTACATCGACATCGGCAAGAAGGAGGGCGCGAAGGTGCTCACGGGCGGCGGCCGCAAGGCGCTGCCGGGCGCGCTGGCCGAGGGCTACTACGTGGAGCCCACGGTCTTCGAGGGCACCAACCGGATGCGCATCTTCCAGGAGGAAATCTTCGGCCCGGTGGTGTCGGTGACGAAGTTCCGGGACATGGAGGACGCGCTGGCGGTGGCGAACGACACGCTGTACGGGCTGGGCGCGGGCGTGTGGACGCGAGACCAGAACATGGCGTACCGCATGGGCCGGGCAGTGCAGGCGGGCCGCGTCTGGGTGAACTGCTACCACCTGTACCCGGCGCACGCGGCGTTCGGCGGGTACAAGCAGTCGGGCATCGGCCGTGAGAACCACAGCATGATGCTGTCGCACTACCAGCACACGAAGAACATGCTGGTGAGCTACGACCCGAAGCCCACCGGCCTCTTCTGATGCGCGTGGAACGAGTCACCGTGACACCGGCGGCCGAGGCCCTCCTGCGCAGGATGCAGGGGGTGCACGGGCCGCTGCTGTTCCACCAGTCCGGGGGCTGCTGTGACGGCAGCGCGCCCATGTGCTTCCCTCTCGGCGAGTTCCGCGTGGGGCAGCAGGACGTGTACCTGGGCACCGTGGTGGGCACGCCGTTCTACATCTCGGGGCCGCAGTTCGAGTACTGGCAGCACACGCACCTGACGGTGGACGTGGTGCCGGGACGCGGCAGCGGCTTCTCGGTGGAAGCACCCGAGGGCGTGCGGTTCCTCATCCGCTCGCGGGTGTTCGAGGACGCGGAGTACCACGCGTTGCAGGAGCAGGGGCCGCCACCACGAGGGCCCCAGCACGAGCAGCGCGGCTGACCAGGGGCTGCGTGGCCCGCACCGCGGACCCGCTTCGGGGGGCCCGGGAGCGGTGTCGGACCGCCCTGTTCGGAAATGTCGGGGGTTTTGCGTGGCGGCGAAATGTCCCGACATTTCCGAACAGGACGCCTCCAGCCTCAGCCTGGCCCGGCGTCCCGAGGCGCCGTCACTCGAGCTCCATGTCTTCGGTTCCGGGAAGCGGCCCGGCCCGGAGAGCGGCCCGGGAGGACTCGCGTTCCGCCTCCCTGGCAACCCGGGCCTGCTCGGCCCGAGCGAGGTCGGGGCCCCTGCGCGCCCGGATGACTTCCAGGTAGGGGGCCATCGACGTCCCGACGCGACAGATGCCCGCGAAGCGCAACAACTCCTCCTGTGAGCACCGGCCCGTCAGCAAGGCATCGCCCAGGGCGCGCACCGCAATCGGGTAGCCCAGCTTGCCGCGGTACTTGAAGAGGTCGGCCACCGTCTTGGCCACGCTGTAGACGGGCACCTGGACGCCGTGGATGGAGCGGTACTCGATGCCCTCGGACAGCGCGAGGCCGGAGAAGCGCACCACCTGGAGTGGCGGTTCCTCCCAGCGCGGCTTGCGTGCCTTCTCGTCGATGGCCATCCAGACCTTGTCGGGCTCCTCCCTCGAGAGTCCGTGAACCCAGAGCGCGGTCTTCAGGCACAGCACGCCTCGGGGAACACGCCTGGCGGCCACCGCCGCTGCCGGGAACTCGAACCGGTAGGGGCGCCAGAGGCCACGAGCCACCTTCGTCAGGGAGCCCATGCGCACCCGTAACTGGAGCTCCGAGCGGGGCATGCCGCGCGCTTCCAGGTCACGCCAGCGCAGCAGCCCCATTTCCTCGGCCAACGTCATCACCGCCGGCCGGTTCTTTCGTCCTGGCCGGAGTCTCGTTCTGCTCACCATCCCCCACCCCCAAAACCCCCGACATTTCCGAACAGCACGCCGCGAAACCTACCGGGGTGGGCTGACACGCCTACCTGACAGGCGAAGCTCGGGGTGCCCGTAGGAGTGCAGAGAACCGCCTCGCTGAGCAGTAAGGAGCCGCCCCGGCGATTACGCGCCGTGAGGGCCACCAGGGCGTCCGCGAGGAGGCGTGTCCCTCATCACCAGGTACGGCATGAGGTGCCTGCCTGCTTTCGTGGAACTTCCCGCGGGCCCACGGTGTCTGGGCCGGCCACCAGGAGGCAGATTTGGAACGCGTCAGTGGCCGGCGTGCGCCGGCGGGGTCGTGGTGCGCCGTCATGTTCGCGGTCGTTCTCGGCGCCGTCTCCGCGGAGGCAGCGGGAGGCGCTCCCTCCGCGACCCGCGCTCCCGCTGCCGACAGCAGGCCCGAGCCCGCGATGGAGAACGCCGCCGCCCTGGGCCGCGTCTGGGGCACGGTGAAGTACGCGCACCCCGCGCTCGCCTTCCGCGAGGTGGACTGGGATGCCGCCCTCATCGACGCGCTCCCCAGGGCCACCGCCGCGACGACGCCCGAGGCGCTCGCCGAGGCCGTCCAGTTCATGCTGCGCCGCCTCGACGACCCGCTCACCCGCGTGGAGCGCGACGCGCCGCCCGCTTCAGCCCAGGAGTCCACCAGGGCCCCGGGCCCCTTCTCCCGCGGGTCCGGTGACGTGCTCGTGGTGGACCTGGACCGCCGCTACTCCAACCTCAATGAACTCTTCCCCGCCATGGCGGCGCTCGCGCCCGAGCTGGCGAAGGCCCGCCGCGTCCTCGTCGACCTGCGCGCCAGCGGCCCCGACGAAGCCATCTGGATGGACATGGCGCTCGGCTTCCTGGAGCGCTCGCTTCCCTCGGAGAAGGTGACAGCGCCCGCCGAGCGCTTCCGCGTGTACTCCGGCTTCCCCGTGCAGCTCGGCCCCAGCTCGGGCGGCTACAGCGCCTCGGTGGAGACGCGGCTGGCCCGCACCTTCGCTCCCGCGCCCGGCACTCCGAAGCGCTCCGTCGCCTTCCTCGTCAACGGCCGCACGCCGCTGTCACCGCTGCTGCTGGCCCTGCGCGCCTCACCGCGCACCTTCCTCGTGTCCCAGGGCGCGCTCGACGAGTCCTCCGCCGTGCAGGTACGAAGGGTGCCGCTGCCGGGCGGCCACCACGCGGTGGTGCGCGCATCGGAGCTCGCCTTCCCTCCCGGCTCCCCCGGACTGCGCGCGGACGTCACCGTGCCCGCGGGTGCGGACGAGCAGGACTCCGGCCCCGCCTTCCAGGCCGCCCTGCGCCTGTTGCGCTCGGGCTCCGCTAAGCCTTCCACCCGTACCTCCACCCCGAGCACGACGCTGCCCACCGGCGGCCCGGACGACGCCTACGCGTCTTCCCCTCGCGCCTCCACCCCGAGCACGACGCTGCCCACCGGCGGCCCGGACGACGCCTACGAGGCCATGCCCTATCCGGCCGAGCCCTACCGCATGCTCGCCGTCATCCGCTTCTGGAACGTGATGCGCTTCTTCCATCCGGACCCGAAGGCGCTGCGCCACTGGGACCATGTGCTGCCCGCGTTCCTCGCCCGCGCCCGTGAGGCGGCCGACGCGCCCGCGTACACGCGCGTCCTCTACGCGCTGGCGGCTCGCGTGGATGACGGCCACATCTTCGTCGCGGAAGGCGGCGTGCCGCTGCGCTCGCTCGCGGAGGCCAGCGCGCCCCTCGGACTCCAGGCCGTGGAGGGCCGCTTCCTCGTCACGGAGCTGCCCGTGCCCGAAGCCGCCCGCGCCGCCGGCATCTCCATCGGCGACGAGGTGCTGTCCGTGGCCGGAGAGCCCGTGGCCACCCGCGCCGAGCGGCTCGGCGCGCTGCTCGGCGCGTCCCACGCCGCCGCCCGGCAGGCGCGCGTGGCGAGCCTCCTGCTCGCGGGCGCGGATGGCACTCCCGTGGTGATGATGCTCCAGGGCGCGGATGGCCGGATGAAGGAGTCGAAGCTGCTGCGCTCGCGAGACTTCCTCCCCTTCCTCCGCACGCCTCCGGAGAGCCCCACCCCGTGGAAGAAGCTGGAGGGCGGCGTGGGCTACGCGGACCTGCGGCTGCTGCGCGCGGAGGGCGTGGACGCCATGCTGGACGCGATGAAGGACACGCGCGGGCTCGTGCTGGACTTGCGTGGCTATCCACAGGGGAGTGCGTGGGCCCTGGCTCCGCGCCTCAACACGCGCGGCGCCACCACGTCCGCCCTCATCGCCCGGCCACTGCTGTCCGCGGGCGAGGTGCGCGAAGTGCGCCACCCGGAGGCCCTGCCCACCACCGACAAGCCGCTCTACCGGGGCCGCGTGGTGGTGCTCGCCGACGCGCGCACGCTGAGCCAGGGCGAATACACGGCGATGATGATTCAGGCCGCCTCGGGCGCGAAGCTGGTGGGCAGTCCCACCGCGGGCGCAGTGGGTGACACCACCAACGTGTGCCTGCCCGGCGCCGTCTGCGTCCTCTTCACCGGCCAGCGCTTCGAGACGCCCGACGGCCGCGCCGTGCAGGGCGTGGGCCTGCGCCCCGACGTGGAGGTGCAGCCCACCGTGAGCGGCCTGCGCGCCGGCCGCGACGAGGTGCTCGAGCGGGCGCTCACCCTGCTGCGCGAGGAGCTTCGCGCGGAGCGCTGAGCACGGGAGCGACCTGCCCCCGTGGGCCATACCTGCTGCGCGAGGAGCCTCGCGCGGTGCGCTGAGCACGAGAGCGACGTGCCCTCGTGGGCTCGACCTGGACCGGACCCGCGACACGACGCGCGGCCGCCGCTCACCGCCCCGCGTCGAGCCCGCGCGGCAGCCGCACCGTGAAGATGGAGCCCGAGCCCGGGCGACTCTCCACCTCGATGCGTCCGCCCATGGCGTCCACAATCTGCCGGCTGATGTAGAGCCCGAGCCCGAGCCCGCCATAGTGCCGCTCCGACACGGCGCGCTCGAAGCGCCCGAACACGCGCGCCAGGTCCTCCGCGGCGATGCCGATGCCCTCGTCACGCACCGACAGTCGTACTTCTCCGGCGCCCTCGGGAGCCGCCTCCACCACCACGGGCCGGCCCGCGCCGTACTTCGCCGCGTTGGTCAACAGATTCACCAGCACCTGGTCCAACCGCAGCGAGTCCCACCGTCCCGGCAGCGGGCCCGACACCTCCACGCGCACCGAGCACCCCGCCTGGGCGAACACCTCCTCCATCCGGTCCACCGCATCGCGCACCGCCTGGCCCAGGTCCACCTCCGCGGGCTCCAGCGCCAGCCGGCCCAGGGAGATGCGACTGACGTCCAGCAGGCTGTCCACCAGCGCGGTGAGCCGGTGCACCTGGCGCATTGCCGTGGACAGCCGCGGGCCCACCTTCTCGTGCGACTCGGCGCCCAGCGCGCGGCCGATGAGCCCGTGCTGCAGCTTGAGGCTGGTGAGCGGCGTCTTCAATTCGTGGCTGGCCACGGAGAGGAACTCGTCGCGCAGCCGCACCGCCGCCTGCGCGTCCCG contains these protein-coding regions:
- a CDS encoding S41 family peptidase translates to MFAVVLGAVSAEAAGGAPSATRAPAADSRPEPAMENAAALGRVWGTVKYAHPALAFREVDWDAALIDALPRATAATTPEALAEAVQFMLRRLDDPLTRVERDAPPASAQESTRAPGPFSRGSGDVLVVDLDRRYSNLNELFPAMAALAPELAKARRVLVDLRASGPDEAIWMDMALGFLERSLPSEKVTAPAERFRVYSGFPVQLGPSSGGYSASVETRLARTFAPAPGTPKRSVAFLVNGRTPLSPLLLALRASPRTFLVSQGALDESSAVQVRRVPLPGGHHAVVRASELAFPPGSPGLRADVTVPAGADEQDSGPAFQAALRLLRSGSAKPSTRTSTPSTTLPTGGPDDAYASSPRASTPSTTLPTGGPDDAYEAMPYPAEPYRMLAVIRFWNVMRFFHPDPKALRHWDHVLPAFLARAREAADAPAYTRVLYALAARVDDGHIFVAEGGVPLRSLAEASAPLGLQAVEGRFLVTELPVPEAARAAGISIGDEVLSVAGEPVATRAERLGALLGASHAAARQARVASLLLAGADGTPVVMMLQGADGRMKESKLLRSRDFLPFLRTPPESPTPWKKLEGGVGYADLRLLRAEGVDAMLDAMKDTRGLVLDLRGYPQGSAWALAPRLNTRGATTSALIARPLLSAGEVREVRHPEALPTTDKPLYRGRVVVLADARTLSQGEYTAMMIQAASGAKLVGSPTAGAVGDTTNVCLPGAVCVLFTGQRFETPDGRAVQGVGLRPDVEVQPTVSGLRAGRDEVLERALTLLREELRAER
- a CDS encoding aldehyde dehydrogenase family protein, with product MSKVYEAPGQPGSLVRFKNRYGNYIGGEFVPPVRGQYFENISPVNGKPFCEVARSTHEDVEKALDAAHRAKDAWGRTSVAERSDILNKLADRIQQNLEMLAVAECWENGKPVRETLAADLPLAVDHYRYFAGAIRAQEGALSQIDDHTVAYHFHEPLGVVGQIIPWNFPLLMATWKLAPALAAGNCVVLKPAEQTPSSILLLMELVGDLLPPGVVNVVNGYGIEAGKPLASSKRVAKVAFTGETTTGRLIMQYASENLIPVTLELGGKSPNIFFEDVLSKDDDFARKAVEGFTMFALNQGEVCTCPSRALVAERIYEEFMHHALERTRKLVQGNPLDTATQVGAQASNDQLEKILSYIDIGKKEGAKVLTGGGRKALPGALAEGYYVEPTVFEGTNRMRIFQEEIFGPVVSVTKFRDMEDALAVANDTLYGLGAGVWTRDQNMAYRMGRAVQAGRVWVNCYHLYPAHAAFGGYKQSGIGRENHSMMLSHYQHTKNMLVSYDPKPTGLF
- a CDS encoding DUF779 domain-containing protein, which produces MRVERVTVTPAAEALLRRMQGVHGPLLFHQSGGCCDGSAPMCFPLGEFRVGQQDVYLGTVVGTPFYISGPQFEYWQHTHLTVDVVPGRGSGFSVEAPEGVRFLIRSRVFEDAEYHALQEQGPPPRGPQHEQRG
- a CDS encoding ABC transporter ATP-binding protein translates to MTTPVTTPGTSRVPPASKVLSVSALRKSYGDTVAVDGVSFDVGHGEIVGLLGPNGAGKTTTINMLLGVLEPTSGSIRIEEVDLARQRSQALERTNFAAVYSPLPGNLTVFQNLRVFGLIYGVKSLSARISELLEQFDLVRFRDTRCGVLSSGEQTRVALAKAMLNRPHLLLLDEPTASLDPSTARDIRGRIRDFATQGHGGVLWTSHNMYEVEEVCHRVLFLSRGRVLLEGDPRTLPHEHGRASLEELFIAVAREPLALGRA
- a CDS encoding ABC transporter permease; the protein is MRPSRAYAIALRHFYLLRGSVARFLPLFAWVAIDMVLWGFMSRYLNSVAAAPGHDFVHTLLGAVLLWDFFTRVMQGVTMVFFEDVWSRNFLNVFATPLSISEYIGGLVLSSIATSVVGLAVMLLLASTVFGLSFAAYGVMFVPFLLVLFLFGIAIGIFGCAVVLRLGPASEWFVWPIPALISPFAGVFYPLATLPAWMQVVAKFLPPSYVFEGMRTLVSGGAFSGTALVWGGGLAVVQIVLASAFFSRVHRYAVRTGLIARYSAESVS
- a CDS encoding alpha-hydroxy acid oxidase, whose amino-acid sequence is MLPYEALEAEARARLPEAVFDYYAGGSGEETTLADNTAAWARVRLRPRVLRDVSSVRTATEVLGTPLAAPVLVAPTAFHSLAHPEGELATARGTREAGSLLVLSSRASRRVEDVAALAGPWWLQVYVFKDRGLTRALVQRAVASGARALVLTGDTPVVGRKRRDRGDSALALPEEDFLANLEGLTRRDLAEQAPDVTFADIDWLRELSGLPVLVKGVLRADDARECLHHGAAGLIVSNHGGRQLDGAVSTAEALPEVVEAAGGRVPVLVDGGVRTGRDVLRALALGARAVLVGRPVLWGLATGGADGVRGVLDGLRVDTAHALALAGVAEVSAVGPDLIAPARHR
- a CDS encoding type IV toxin-antitoxin system AbiEi family antitoxin domain-containing protein, whose translation is MTLAEEMGLLRWRDLEARGMPRSELQLRVRMGSLTKVARGLWRPYRFEFPAAAVAARRVPRGVLCLKTALWVHGLSREEPDKVWMAIDEKARKPRWEEPPLQVVRFSGLALSEGIEYRSIHGVQVPVYSVAKTVADLFKYRGKLGYPIAVRALGDALLTGRCSQEELLRFAGICRVGTSMAPYLEVIRARRGPDLARAEQARVAREAERESSRAALRAGPLPGTEDMELE